Genomic segment of Nothobranchius furzeri strain GRZ-AD chromosome 12, NfurGRZ-RIMD1, whole genome shotgun sequence:
GGAAAATAATTCTCACTGGCTTGATTTGATCCAGATTTtattagttgtttttttatcTAAACGTCAAAATAAAGCTTAAACCAAGAAGCTGCACTCATTAAAAATTACTTATAAAGAAAACCTTAACAGCTGCAGGTTTGCAGCATTTTGACACTGAAGGTTGAGAAAAAGTGCAGAACAACGGAAGGATTCTAACGGCTGCTCTCTCGCTGTGAGGTTCTCTTCCTGCACTGAGGTGAAGAACAATAAGAacaggaggggtgtgtgtgtgtgtgtgtgtgtgtgtgtgtgtaacgtcTCACACACAGCAGAGGATAGAACAGAACCTAACTGCGTTTTCTTTCTTTAAATCTAAAAGACATGAAGACTCGTCTGGATTGTGCTTTCATCTTCATTCAGATCTTTGAAGGTAAGAAGTCTTCTTCACTTACAGAAATATGCAGCAAAGTATTAGAAACTCATGTGTTTTCCTGTGTAACCGTCAGGATGCGTTCGTCAGCTTTAAGCCTTTAACCGTTTCACTGATTTGGGGCAGATATTGAATCTCTGCTGTGGGGTTTTGGTTACAGCTGGAGCTCTGAGGCTGTATTTGAACTAAATTTGATTTATTTAAGTTCATATGGTTATTAGGTTCTCATAATCTAAATTTCCTGCTGAATATTACAAATTGGTGCAAGTTTCCATGTAGAGAACACCATTGGATGAACAACAACATAAAGTCAGGATTTACAGTTTGTGACTTTGTAGAAACGTGACAGTAACGTAAGTAGGAGTGGTGTGTGTCCACCAGAAGCTGATTCCTTTCCCTTCCAGCTTGTGCAGAGTTGGTCTTCaagcgtctgacagagggtcagTCTCTGGGGCTCTCCTGCCTCCCTCAGGAGGATCATGGCCCCCCTGTAGGCCTCCACCTGTACCATCGCGGGGTTCAGACCCAGACCACCCTGCTGTCCTTGTCTGCAGCCAGAGCGGTTAGGGTGGACCCGGAGCGTCGGGAGCGCCTGCAGCTCAGTGGAGGTCTGGACTCCATCAGGATCAACGTCAGCATCTCTGACTTACAGCTGAGTGACTCGGGGCTTTACACATGGGAGCTGAGTTACAGAGAGAGGAACATCTCTGATCGGATGATCCAGAGCGAGCAGAAGGTTTTCCTTCTGGTTGAAGGAGCAGGTAGATTAGCTCTCACATGCTGCAGTTACTCATGAGCACCTGTGCTCAGATGTGAGAACAGGTGTGTTTGTGTTGCAGGGAGACCTCGCACGTGCGCTCACAGCTGCACCCCTCTGCTCTGGACCATCACTGCTGCTGCAGGACTTCTGCTGCTGGCCTTCAGCTGGATGATCTTAGAGAGATGTGTGAGTCTTCCTCATGTTAGAGCGCATGAAGACTAAATGATCACATTATGGGTGAATGCCTTTGCTCTTTTTGCTTTTCATCaagataaaatgtaaaaaaaactgcATCAGTTTTTCATCTCACCACCACAAGGCTGAAAAGGAGCAAGCAGGCTCTCGCCTTGTAACAAATAAAGGTTACGTCAAAGTAGAAAGATCTGTTCATCCTAGAATTGTGTTTTACATTTGAAGACTTGTACttttcctctaaatctgagaccatggtcttgattcggaaaagggtagaatgccttctccgggtcagggatgaggttctgccccaagtggaggagtttaaatatctcggggtcttgttcaagagtgagggaaaactggagcgtgagatcaataggcagatcagtgctgcatctgcaggcgttg
This window contains:
- the LOC107376594 gene encoding uncharacterized protein; this translates as MKTRLDCAFIFIQIFEACAELVFKRLTEGQSLGLSCLPQEDHGPPVGLHLYHRGVQTQTTLLSLSAARAVRVDPERRERLQLSGGLDSIRINVSISDLQLSDSGLYTWELSYRERNISDRMIQSEQKVFLLVEGAGRPRTCAHSCTPLLWTITAAAGLLLLAFSWMILERCVKLRHHSVPQPHSPIYEEMSQKQQTPGSPQNNHEAPSHLEEVHFPVYANPNVRPQQENYYACPRQLVLRA